In Halorussus lipolyticus, a genomic segment contains:
- a CDS encoding tyrosine-type recombinase/integrase produces the protein MSETINWSHHDLDGLEELYWDEIAPALRRDGCDPHIRPSYETLADLGYSGISYTLRQHHDRTVKEFLADVVGLDDPTISSKSPDDYAWQISSTETIDEFEAYLHALDRRRKLADSTLASKRTHLATYAQIYEELHGTSDLLTPLSDPTEQATETERAYQVMEVLDDKLATDGTKFTYVGTVQGWYDRLDRHGAAAYNPLDGVTTDFGWERAEPDNKALAPSDVRALNNEADTPADRLLLVALAAWGLRSGEVARLRVNQFVGVDSDDPHLEFEERKNGPSTVSLLYGLDTYRERQRELADDYDEWNGYLFPSTQAETGHIDSDTVRNRFHQLAEQANVRVDGGLPKPHMARRFWYSQYQDALADVLDRLNIIADEQGSSSADVVHQNYLSEEKRREARRPAMRELLADAFGE, from the coding sequence ATGAGCGAGACCATCAACTGGAGTCACCACGACCTCGATGGCCTCGAAGAACTGTACTGGGATGAAATCGCGCCCGCGTTGCGTCGTGACGGATGCGACCCCCACATTCGACCGTCCTACGAGACGCTCGCCGACCTCGGATACAGCGGTATCAGCTATACCCTTCGGCAACATCACGACCGCACCGTCAAAGAGTTCCTCGCCGACGTGGTCGGCCTCGACGACCCCACCATTTCCAGTAAATCACCTGATGACTACGCTTGGCAGATTTCGTCCACCGAGACCATCGACGAGTTCGAAGCCTACCTTCACGCGCTCGACCGCCGCCGGAAGCTTGCCGACTCCACGCTCGCCTCGAAACGCACTCATCTAGCGACCTATGCGCAGATCTACGAGGAACTCCACGGGACGTCGGACCTCCTTACGCCGCTGTCTGATCCAACAGAGCAGGCCACCGAAACCGAGCGCGCCTACCAAGTTATGGAGGTCCTCGACGACAAACTTGCGACCGACGGTACGAAATTCACGTACGTCGGAACTGTCCAGGGCTGGTACGACCGACTCGACCGGCACGGCGCGGCCGCTTACAATCCCTTAGATGGCGTGACAACTGACTTCGGCTGGGAGCGCGCAGAACCCGACAATAAGGCACTAGCGCCTTCGGACGTCCGCGCACTCAACAACGAAGCCGACACACCCGCAGACCGCCTCCTGCTCGTTGCACTCGCCGCGTGGGGGTTACGGTCGGGCGAGGTTGCGCGACTCCGCGTCAACCAGTTCGTCGGTGTCGACTCCGATGACCCACACCTTGAGTTCGAAGAGCGAAAGAACGGGCCTAGTACTGTCAGCCTACTCTATGGCTTGGACACCTACCGGGAGCGCCAGCGCGAACTCGCTGATGATTACGACGAGTGGAATGGCTACCTCTTCCCTTCGACACAGGCTGAGACCGGCCACATCGACTCGGATACTGTCCGAAATCGATTCCACCAACTCGCCGAACAGGCGAATGTCCGCGTCGACGGCGGCCTCCCGAAGCCACACATGGCCCGCCGGTTCTGGTATAGCCAGTACCAGGACGCGCTTGCAGACGTGCTCGACCGCCTCAATATCATCGCCGATGAGCAGGGGAGTTCATCAGCGGACGTGGTGCATCAGAACTATCTCTCCGAGGAGAAACGCCGAGAGGCCCGGCGGCCTGCGATGCGGGAGTTGCTTGCGGACGCCT